NNNNNNNNNNNNNNNNNNNNNNNNNNNNNNNNNNNNNNNNNNNNNNNNNNNNNNNNNNNNNNNNNNNNNNNNNNNNNNNNNNNNNNNNNNNNNNNNNNNNNNNNNNNNNNNNNNNNNNNNNNNNNNNNNNNNNNNNNNNNNNNNNNNNNNNNNNNNNNNNNNNNNNNNNNNNNNNNNNNNNNNNNNNNNNNNNNNNNNNNNNNNNNNNNNNNNNNNNNNNNNNNNNNNNNNNNNNNNNNNNNNNNNNNNNNNNNNNNNNNNNNNNNNNNNNNNNNNNNNNNNNNNNNNNNNNNNNNNNNNNNNNNNNNNNNNNNNNNNNNNNNNNNNNNNNNNNNNNNNNNNNNNNNNNNNNNNNNNNNNNNNNNNNNNNNNNNNNNNNNNNNNNNNNNNNNNNNNNNNNNNNNNNNNNNNNNNNNNNNNNNNNNNNNNNNNNNNNNNNNNNNNNNNNNNNNNNNNNNNNNNNNNNNNNNNNNNNNNNNNNNNNNNNNNNNNNNNNNNNNNNNNNNNNNNNNNNNNNNNNNNNNNNNNNNNNNNNNNNNNNNNNNNNNNNNNNNNNNNNNNNNNNNNNNNNNNNNNNNNNNNNNNNNNNNNNNNNNNNNNNNNNNNNNNNNNNacacacacatacacagacacacacacatacacagacacacacatacacacatacacagacacacacacagacacacacacacactcacacactcctcTGTCACTTTCATACTGCTTTCTTTGTCTGCACCCACCTTTGTCTGTTGCCAGCTGAGCTTCTAATTTCTTCTCCAGCTTCCCTACACACAAAGTTATCTCCCTTACAGATCCTCCCTGCCTTAGCTGGTCTTTCTCTTGAGCTCCCGTAGCATACTGTTATCCTCTCTGTTAGTATGTTAGACGTGAGTTAATGTCATCCAAATGTCTGTCTTGCTCTCTAGAGCATGGGCTAGACAGAACAAGCCATGTATCTTAGGTATGTTTGAATTCCTATTCTCTAACACTACTCCAGACATAAAGTACATGCTCAGTGAATGAGTAGATGACTCGAGCATGGAGAATGTATCTTACAGCTTCAAGTGGCAAGAACTGAACTCTTCTTGATGTGGAAACATGTTTTTATGGgcttggaatttttattttttgtaccATCCTGACTCCTGTAAAGGCAATATTAGTGGAACTGTTGAGAGTTGTGAAGCAATAATGatagaacagagacagaaaggagactTAGAAAGTAAGATTACTGATGATGTATTTAAGCATCGCTCTGTaggtatttagaaaaaaaaagagaggcaggTGTGGATATAACTTTGTTGCAAGAACCAGTATACTATTAGATATCTTCATTTTCCAAGAATTTCTATCATATACCCTTGTTCTACTTTCTGTCCCAGGTTAATATTGTAGATGTCACATACCCCCAAGTGTTAGGTTTTTGTGAGATTATGAGTATATTACAACAAAAACTATGCACAGAAAACAGTCTTTCTCTGCTATTGTCCTCAGGATGTATTATCCCTCTTTGGAGTGCAAGTCTTCTCTCCTCTGTGAAGATGGTcatgagaaaagaatatatatgcaaTATCTCCTAGCTCATTGTCTGAAGTAAAGACAGATATGTTTTCCTTGTGATTATTTTCCATCAAATACATACAAGGAGCATACTTGCAGTTGAATAAATTGGGTTGGTTATTTAATTCAGTAGGGGAGAATcaactttaaaaagtcaaataaagtgctgggtgtggtggtgcacacctttaatcccagcactcaggaggcagaggcaggcgaatttctgagttcgaggccagcctggtctccaaagtgagttccaggacagccagggctatacagagaaaccctgtctcaaaaaacccaaaacaaacaaaaaacaaacaaaaaacaaaaataaacaaacaaaacgtcAAATAAAACCAGATGGCAAATatcttaaatatcattttattttatcaactCATCTCCCTGAAGTGACTGGGCATAAACTCCACTGTGGAAGTAGCATATAATTCTGCATGTTTATAAAAAGTGATTCTTAAGATCCAAATTATGGTGTCCACCAAAGTTATGTAAAGTTTCTTCAAAGtttctttcaaaaaatttaaGTATAAGAAAAATTTCCTATTGGTGTAATAATACACAGGCCTAGCATTTCACAATATAATGTGTTTTTACTTCACTGTTTGATACTGAGAACAAGCTTTATTTCATTCAGTCTTTGTAGGCATAGACAGAATGTGGCAGGATTGTTAAACACCTTTCAGTTCTTCATCATTTGGCTCTTCAGTACTGAGGTCTCACTGTTCCCTCTCAACTGTGCCCTTCTGTTCAAAGTGGCTTTAAGTATGTTATATCATAAGAACCTAACTCTTTCCTTGGGAACAGTTTGCTTTTGTTGGGATGTGAGCCACACAGTATTTTTATGACTATTCCTGCTTGGTAGGAGGCAATTGGTGGATGAATTCTTCAGTGGGTCATGTCTACCTTGAACCACTATGCTTTTGcctataaatataagtaaatggCAGGATAGTTATGAAGTTAAAGCGCACAGCTGATGTTAACCAAAGTCTGGAAGGAAAGGTAGCTGACTCTAAGTCATAGCAGAGCCTGATGACCTTGTAATTTATTGGTTGCTAAATGTGTCAGTCTTgactttggaggaaaaaaaaaactttctgcaTGTAGATATGATGACCCTGGCTGGAGTAACAACGTGGGACAATGTAGTTTTGGATAAAAGgcctttgttggatctttatgaTCTTATTCCATCACCTGCCACACAGAACCCTTGAAGGGTTCTTCTGAGGCAACGCCCAAGTTGGTTTCTCCTTGGGCCTTTGTTTTTACTATGGGACTTCCACAGATACCACTCTTAAGCCCCTACTGTTTCACCTGTCTGAGTTTCCCCTTCTCCTTATGCCTGAGTGCTGATCTACTCTCTATAGCAACTCATTGTCCACAATCTTAACAGTGGTGGGTATTGGTAGTCATAGCCCTGATTGTTAAATCTCAATTGCAGCTCTGTTGAAGAATCTATTTGATTCTTCTACATGAGATATCATGTAGATGCCACAGAATCATCCCACAGATGTTAATCATGTCTATCTCATGGGACCAAGACAAGACCTAAGTCAGTCAAAATAGTCAGGTGAGCCCAGCATGAACTTGGGCAGTGAGTGGGCAAAGATAGTATAGGGAGAAGGTGTGGACTAGGTTGAGATTCTATCTTAAATGGGGCAGTTTATTATCTACAGTTGTGCAAGGCAGCAACTGTGGCCAGAGAAGCCAATACTATCTATTGGAGAACACAGAGGCCAAGTAATAGCTCAAAGAGGGAGTAGGTCAGCAATCTTAGTCTTAGCCAGAGACCATGAAGGCAGTTATACTGAGGAAGACTGGTTAGATtgtctcctcagagaaggagggtTGAGATCTAGTAGTAATAGACAGGACCTGATTCATATGCATGTAATTTCTCCatgtttggtttcttttcatGCTTCTGGATCTGGTCCACTACCTTCTGTATTGCATCTGGACAACTACTACATTCTGATTCAGCTCAACAGTGATATCTGATCATGAGATCCCGCTTCTATACATCTAATGGCTCAGGTCGGTTTCCTCAGAGGCGAAGAGTGAGGGCTATTTCCCAGAAGAGCAATGTCCCTGGCCTCTGTCTGTATACTATCCTGTGCTTTGGCCTGGGCCTGGCCTTGGGCCTGGTCTTGGGCTTGGGCTTGGGCCTGGGTTTAAACCCAGGTTTTGGTTTAAGCCTTGGCCTGGGTCTGGGTACAGGCTTGAGCATAAGATTAGACAGGAGCCTTGACATGCCCCAGATGGCCTCCTTGGATTCTGTGCACCAGAAGTCAACTGACAGTGTTGCCATTGTTGATCATTCTGTGGGATCTATCATGAAAGAAATGGATGAGAACATCGGGCAGATCTCAGATATAAGAGGTGAGTAATCCAAGGAGAGTTCCCCTTCTCCCACCAAGCATGAAGTGGAAGGCAGCGGTAGGAGCTGGGAAGTGGGAAATGAATTCACAAGATGATACACAGAGGCAGGGACACTGTAGGTTTTCATAAGCAGCTTTTGTAGAGGTGCTGGATATTGGCCATACCCAGTGTTTATCTTAGATGGGGAATTGGTGATGGGATCTCCTCCAGTATAAGGCTGGATGTGCTGGAGTAAAAGCTCAGTTCAGTAAACACCTTTGCAGTTTTGAGGGAACATCTGCTACTCTCTACCAACCCATGTTTAATAAGACAGTAGAAGAGATTCTCAGTGCAGTTCATGAGCCCACGCATGAATGTCAGTGGGAAGCTGGTGTGTGGCAGGAAGCTTGGCAGAAAACGGAAAGGAAGTCTCAAGGAAAATCAAGACTGCCATCCTTCAATTTAGTTCATGACttttgcacttaaaaaaaaaaagaagtacaaagGTTCTTAGAAAGTCAGTTCATCAAATCATGAACTGGTTCGGGAACATTTGGTGGAAAGAGAAGAAGCAGCAGTTTGAGGAAACAGGCATCTTCACTGTAGAATTTGTCTGAGGCAAACAATTATCTTCCTAGCAATGCTCTGCCCAAGTCTAGAGGTTACTGCTAGCTCCAATGActcccattctttcttcctcaaaggagacatttattagtagtaatagtaatagacGTTTATCTATAGACACATGGGGGGATCTCAGAGCAACATCACTATGGCAATGATCATGCAGCAGCAATGTGAAAGGCAGAGTAGGTAATGACAACAGCAGGAAGGTGCTCGGCTGTTCTTTTCTTAGTTCTATCCCATTGCTTCTCCTGAGGGTAGAATATGGATGCTGCTACTAGCTTTGAGTTAGGTTATTTTGTCCATGACTGACTTTGTCAATGTTTGCCTTGATATTCACTCTAGCAGTCAGTAAATATGAGTATGACAATTGGGAGGATATACATGAAGTTGCTGGAGATGAGATAGTGAAAGAAGGAGCAGAAGAAGTTGGGCAAGATAATCATCAGACCAAAGCAACCTGAGAAAATCCTGCAGGATGGCCACGGTCCAGGTAtccacattttgttttgtgtattattCAGGTTTCCTGCATTTGCTTATTACTTGGAGCTTAAGTACTCACTAAATTCAAGCAAATTAAGACAAATCTTGATGTTTAGAATGAAATTCAATTtaatctagattgtttccagaaTATTAGTGTGCATAGTAAAACCAATCAACCATACTGTGTTCCAATACATTGGTTCTTTCaaggttgtttttcttctaatCTTAGGCTACTAAAAATGGTAAATACCATAGACCCAACACCTCTATCAGACATACACCAAGACCTATTTAGAAAACAGTTACTGGAAGCAGCAGCATAAATGGCTGGGTCTCAGGTCCCAGATTGCAGCCTCAACTATTAACTAGAAACAGTGGCTCCAATGAGTACTGTCAAATAGCAAAAATGTTGGCACGTTAAGTAGAACCACATTTAGATAGTATGTCTTTAGTTGTAGATGTTTGTATTTATGTTAGCTAAACAATAGAgtaatagtatattttaaattaaccaTTTTAGATAGTGTGCTAAATCATGGGTTTCATTTTGgtattttcatacatgtgcacCCTCATACTTTTCTTATATTCATGTTCTCCAGTCACTCTTGCTGGTCACTTTCCTACACCAAAGTGTTGTATTTGTACTTTGAGGGACCTCCACACTGTTCATAGTGGTGGCACTAATCCCTAGCAGTGGGCTTGTAAGGCTTCTTTGTTCTCAAACTGTTCTTTGAGGATAGCCATTGGCattggagcagggggaggaggggcaagACAGAATCTCAGTGATTTGataatagttttgatttgcactttccTGTTGACTGAGAATATATGGATGTTTGCCATTATGCTTACAGGCCATTTTGCACGTTTTCTTACAGGAAATTTCCTGCCAGTTCATTTGCCAactcattggttggttggtttgtgttgTGTTAGAGGCATATCACAGTTCTCGAGTTATTTACATATTCTAAATATGAATCACATTTCAGGTGTGATTTCAGGCAAAgatttctcccattctgtgggttattttctgttctgttgctTCCTTTGTGGTGCAGAAGGCTTTTAATTTTATGCAAACccagtttttttttcagttcttggtATTATTTCCTGAGTGATGTGAGTCTGTTTTGAAATGCCCTTGCCTATCCTTATATCTTGGAGGGTTTTCCTCTTACAATTTAAGACTTTCAGCCTTGTCACTATGGCTTTTGATATGTTTGGAATTAACTTCTATCCAGGGGGTGAAAGAAGGATCTGTCTTAATTCATCTATATGTGAATATCCAGTTTTGCAGTATCAATTTTTGAAGAGGCTGTCTTCCACATTGACTATTTTGGATAACATTATTGAAACTCATGTGACTGTAGTTATTTGAGGCTTTTTAATTTTCTCCCACATGTCTATTTCTGTGCTAGGAGCATTCTGTTTTTGCTATTATATGTCTTTGTAGTATTACTTAATTTCTGGTGTTGTGATACTTCCAGTAATTGGCTTTTTGCTTAGGATTATTGTAGCTCTTTTGTACTTCCATGTGAACCTGTGAATcttaggattttttctttttagttttatgaagaaCATCATTGGAGTTGTGGGGATTACAATGAGCCTACAGATCAGTTAACATAACACAGTTTCAGTTATGCTGATATGTGAAAATGGAACAGCCCTCTATCGTGTAGTGCTTGTTTAAGTCTCTTCAGGTTTTTGTAGTTTTAATTGTAGGTCATTCACCTTCTTGTTTAGGTTTATTTgtagttttgttattttgtttgaggCTCTTACAAATGGAATTACTTTTTGAATTCTCAGAAAGTTTGTTACTAACTGCTTTGACCATATTGATTTTGTATCTTGATACTTTTCTGAATGTATATATTCAGAAAATCAAGAGTAACAGAGTTCTGGTATAGCCTTTgggtcttttatttatataaccCTATCTTCTAAAAAGTCAGgtaatttaacttttttctttgctatttataATCGCATGATTATATTTAACTTGGCAAATAAGCCCTAAGGTATATCTTGGTTTTAAGTGTAATTAAGGAATCAgcattttgttatttgttgttttctccattttcacAGCAATATATTTCATGACAGCCTCCCTTTCACATTGCAGGTATGGCAGCCAAGAGtcccgtttttgtttttttttaaatgctaaaatcATCTCTCAAGCAAGCATACAACACAgtatgtgcatgctcacacacacatacatacacacacggacacacatgctcatatgcaTAGAGAGCTTTCTAGTGTTTACCAAGAGAAAGACAAGTTGCTGTGATCACAGGATCAGAATCTATAAAGACATCATAAAGATATTCAATCACACAAGTTACAA
This window of the Mus pahari chromosome X, PAHARI_EIJ_v1.1, whole genome shotgun sequence genome carries:
- the LOC110313507 gene encoding uncharacterized protein LOC110313507, with amino-acid sequence MRSRFYTSNGSGRFPQRRRVRAISQKSNVPGLCLYTILCFGLGLALGLVLGLGLGLGLNPGFGLSLGLGLGTGLSIRLDRSLDMPQMASLDSVHQKSTDSVAIVDHSVGSIMKEMDENIGQISDIRAVSKYEYDNWEDIHEVAGDEIVKEGAEEVGQDNHQTKAT